Proteins encoded together in one Variovorax paradoxus EPS window:
- a CDS encoding MFS transporter — translation MPSTPLAPAPAAPSATDLNSRHAAIALGLSLPADVVLYLLLPMYADQFGVTLAEAGMLLAANRLVRIAGYRWVARFYARNGDRPTCTIAVVAAAVCGVGYATLSGFWALLPLRLMWGLCFAALNLSTQALATADPVGAARRNGRSRAFIAMGPVLALPLGALMAHWVGPRAIFGILAVFSLLAVFAARRLPSAPHRTEKPTRRFQWPNSLDGWSFMEGLALDGLFIVGLSYLGKDLLPGGAVIVAGLLMALRYLAEIFLSPVGGHLADRFGAERLLVSLSLVTAIALVGFGLGWLWSCAALIVVLRALQLPLLSPIVARRTPGPERVQALAARSVWRDIGAGAGPLIAGLLLPVASPPWLYGSAAVLLAIMALACGRNPSPQSSPPHTPERTS, via the coding sequence ATGCCTTCCACGCCCCTCGCACCAGCCCCCGCAGCGCCCAGCGCCACCGACCTGAATTCCCGCCACGCAGCCATCGCGCTCGGGCTTTCGCTGCCGGCCGACGTCGTTCTCTACCTCTTGCTGCCGATGTACGCCGACCAGTTCGGCGTGACGTTGGCCGAAGCCGGCATGCTGCTCGCCGCCAACCGGCTGGTACGCATCGCCGGGTACCGGTGGGTGGCGCGCTTCTATGCGCGCAACGGCGACCGGCCGACCTGCACCATCGCCGTCGTGGCCGCCGCCGTCTGTGGTGTGGGCTACGCGACGCTCTCGGGCTTCTGGGCGCTGCTGCCGCTGCGGCTGATGTGGGGGTTGTGCTTCGCGGCGCTCAACCTGTCCACCCAGGCGCTGGCCACGGCCGACCCGGTCGGTGCCGCGCGCCGCAATGGCCGCTCGCGCGCGTTCATCGCGATGGGGCCGGTGCTGGCGCTGCCGCTGGGCGCGTTGATGGCGCACTGGGTCGGGCCGCGCGCGATTTTCGGCATCCTCGCGGTGTTCTCGCTGCTGGCGGTGTTCGCGGCCCGGCGGCTGCCCTCGGCGCCGCATCGCACGGAAAAACCCACGCGGCGCTTCCAGTGGCCGAACAGCCTCGATGGCTGGTCGTTCATGGAAGGGCTGGCGCTCGACGGGCTCTTCATCGTCGGTCTGTCCTATCTCGGCAAGGACCTGCTGCCGGGCGGCGCGGTGATCGTGGCTGGCTTGCTGATGGCGCTGCGCTACTTGGCGGAGATTTTCCTGAGCCCGGTCGGTGGGCACCTGGCGGACCGCTTCGGCGCGGAGCGGCTGCTGGTGAGCCTGTCGCTCGTGACGGCCATCGCGCTCGTGGGCTTCGGCCTCGGATGGCTCTGGAGCTGTGCGGCGTTGATCGTGGTCCTGCGTGCCTTGCAGCTGCCCCTGTTGTCGCCCATCGTGGCGCGCCGCACGCCAGGGCCCGAGCGCGTGCAGGCGCTGGCCGCGCGCTCGGTGTGGCGCGACATCGGCGCCGGCGCCGGACCGCTCATCGCGGGGCTGCTGCTGCCGGTCGCATCGCCGCCGTGGCTCTATGGCAGTGCCGCAGTGCTGCTCGCCATCATGGCGCTGGCCTGCGGGCGAAATCCATCGCCACAATCGTCACCACCTCACACCCCGGAGCGAACGTCATGA
- a CDS encoding LysR family transcriptional regulator, producing MALDGRLLSNVGVLAAVVEGGSFASAANALGLTPSGVSRAIARLEARIGVRLFDRTTRSLNLTDEGRLLYANVNPLVLGIEDAVTIAAGASGAVRGRLRVNTDAFTSRLLLAPHLPRFLDQYPELSLDLVARDQLGDLVAEGFDIAVRFGEPPSSSLVARKLMDTRIVTVATPAYLKRHGRPAKPADLVNHACLQVRNPVTGQPYTWEFQRGRKLVKVPTTGRLLLTDAGTILATALAGVGVAQIKAVGIQQHLDSGEFVDLFPDWPDERFPLYALYPSRHLPAAKVRAFIDFVMAAIAPEAKPGPRR from the coding sequence ATGGCACTCGACGGACGACTCCTCTCCAACGTGGGCGTGCTCGCCGCTGTCGTCGAAGGCGGCAGCTTCGCGAGCGCGGCCAATGCGCTCGGCCTCACACCCTCGGGCGTCAGCCGCGCCATCGCACGGCTGGAGGCGCGCATCGGCGTGCGCCTGTTCGACCGCACGACGCGCTCGCTCAACCTCACGGACGAAGGCCGGCTGCTCTATGCCAACGTCAATCCGCTGGTGCTGGGCATCGAGGACGCGGTGACCATCGCCGCGGGCGCGTCCGGCGCGGTGCGCGGGCGCCTGCGCGTCAACACCGACGCCTTCACATCGCGCCTCCTGCTCGCGCCGCACCTCCCGCGCTTTCTCGACCAGTACCCCGAGCTGTCGCTCGACCTCGTCGCGCGCGACCAGCTCGGAGATTTGGTGGCCGAAGGCTTCGACATCGCGGTGCGCTTCGGCGAGCCGCCCTCCTCGTCGCTGGTCGCACGCAAGCTCATGGACACGCGCATCGTGACCGTGGCGACGCCTGCCTACCTGAAGCGCCATGGGCGCCCCGCGAAGCCCGCGGATCTCGTGAACCACGCCTGCCTGCAGGTGCGCAATCCGGTCACGGGGCAGCCCTACACATGGGAGTTCCAGCGCGGCCGCAAGCTCGTCAAGGTGCCCACCACCGGCCGGCTGCTGCTGACCGATGCGGGCACCATCCTCGCCACCGCGCTCGCGGGCGTCGGCGTTGCGCAGATCAAGGCGGTGGGCATCCAGCAGCACCTCGACAGCGGCGAGTTCGTCGACCTGTTTCCCGACTGGCCCGACGAGCGCTTTCCGCTCTATGCGCTGTATCCGTCGCGCCACCTCCCGGCGGCGAAGGTGCGGGCATTCATCGATTTCGTGATGGCGGCGATTGCTCCCGAGGCGAAGCCCGGACCGCGTCGATGA
- a CDS encoding LysR substrate-binding domain-containing protein, with protein MPLREPPLNAVRAFVAAARHQSFTRAAEELHVTHSAVSRQIKSLEECLGVALFERRIRQVALTTEGQQFFAEAGPALAQINAAAQVLQAQGPARAVRINVRPSFAVRWLIPRLPLFVERHPDIEPQVVTSTVMPEQATGTFDIAVRRGHEGWPSSARVHPFLEDEVLVVGAPALFKAHPLADLRALASHVQLSAKTRKDDWDAWKKQVGAPRTKPAGRLQFDHLHFVLQAAVDGLGIALAPTSLVSHDLASGRLQSPLPALRMALDRYYYGLASDAAPEARHVAAWFEEMLPPLSSLMSG; from the coding sequence ATGCCGCTTCGAGAACCGCCCCTCAACGCCGTGCGCGCCTTTGTCGCCGCAGCCCGGCACCAGAGTTTCACGCGCGCGGCCGAGGAGCTTCATGTCACGCACAGCGCGGTGAGCCGGCAGATCAAGAGCCTTGAAGAATGCCTGGGCGTCGCACTGTTCGAGCGCCGCATCCGGCAGGTGGCATTGACAACGGAAGGCCAGCAGTTCTTCGCGGAAGCCGGACCGGCGCTGGCGCAGATCAACGCGGCCGCCCAAGTGCTGCAGGCACAGGGCCCGGCCCGCGCGGTGCGGATCAACGTGCGGCCGTCATTCGCGGTCCGCTGGCTGATTCCGCGGCTGCCGCTATTCGTCGAACGCCACCCAGACATCGAACCGCAGGTCGTCACCAGCACTGTGATGCCAGAGCAGGCCACCGGCACCTTCGACATCGCGGTGCGTCGCGGCCACGAGGGCTGGCCCTCGTCCGCCCGGGTGCATCCCTTTCTCGAAGACGAAGTGCTGGTGGTCGGCGCGCCTGCCCTGTTCAAGGCGCATCCGCTGGCCGACCTGCGTGCGCTCGCGTCGCACGTGCAGCTCTCGGCCAAGACGCGCAAGGACGACTGGGACGCCTGGAAGAAGCAAGTCGGCGCGCCGCGCACGAAGCCTGCCGGCCGCCTGCAGTTCGACCACCTGCATTTCGTGCTGCAGGCTGCGGTCGACGGGCTCGGCATCGCCCTCGCGCCGACCTCGCTCGTGTCACACGACCTAGCTTCGGGGCGCCTGCAATCGCCGCTGCCCGCGCTGCGCATGGCGCTCGACCGCTACTACTACGGCCTTGCTTCCGACGCCGCGCCGGAAGCCCGGCACGTGGCCGCGTGGTTCGAGGAGATGCTGCCGCCGCTCAGTTCGCTAATGAGCGGATGA
- a CDS encoding OmpA family protein: MTEDIDAGTEASVPVWAVFGDLMSGLLGAFVLILVCVIGMQLELATKLEAEVKQRKVEAERLQTLEQALAGPLAAGRVTLDNGRIGISGSVLFALNSAELQPEGRQLLKSLAAPLAAYLQARNEMLMVSGFTDDRQVRGGNKQFADNWELSAQRALTVTRALIEEGIPSSSVFAAAFGAEQAVASNADADGRSKNRRVEMAPTPKRSDVKTKPRE; this comes from the coding sequence ATGACCGAGGACATCGACGCCGGCACCGAGGCATCGGTCCCGGTATGGGCCGTCTTCGGCGACCTGATGTCGGGTTTGCTGGGTGCCTTCGTGCTGATCCTGGTGTGCGTGATCGGCATGCAGCTCGAACTCGCGACCAAGCTCGAAGCCGAGGTGAAGCAGCGTAAGGTCGAGGCCGAGCGATTGCAGACGCTCGAGCAGGCCCTTGCGGGGCCGCTGGCCGCGGGCCGCGTGACGCTGGACAACGGGCGCATCGGCATCAGCGGCAGCGTGCTGTTCGCGTTGAACTCCGCGGAGCTGCAGCCCGAAGGCCGGCAACTGCTCAAGAGCCTGGCCGCGCCGCTCGCCGCTTACCTGCAGGCGCGCAACGAGATGCTGATGGTGAGCGGCTTCACCGACGACCGGCAGGTGCGCGGCGGCAACAAGCAGTTTGCGGACAACTGGGAGCTCTCGGCCCAGCGCGCGTTGACGGTGACACGGGCGCTGATCGAGGAGGGCATTCCGTCGTCATCCGTCTTCGCGGCCGCGTTCGGCGCCGAACAGGCTGTGGCGTCGAACGCCGATGCCGATGGGCGTTCGAAGAACCGGCGCGTGGAAATGGCGCCCACGCCGAAGCGTTCGGACGTGAAGACGAAGCCTCGTGAGTAG
- a CDS encoding DUF3348 domain-containing protein — translation MVQVSRRTGFTGSALIRLLARLTDIEVPEPKQAFADRLSQWLGWTDAISLSAALNGGLAASSSGARAAGNPEARECERVRTAIANAIAEDMHSIARDNTTDFAAYRRRYHARQQAMQTSIGPLRGRLRSTLATRSPDMARLAAVDVVMEQVLSAQEHRLLGSIPAMLEKHFKRLGQADANLADSDAEPGAWLPVFRKDMHDVLLAEMEIRFQPVEGLLEAVRAS, via the coding sequence ATGGTGCAAGTGTCAAGGCGCACAGGCTTCACCGGCTCGGCGCTGATTCGCTTGCTCGCTCGATTGACCGACATCGAAGTCCCCGAGCCCAAACAGGCTTTTGCGGATCGATTGAGTCAATGGCTCGGCTGGACCGATGCCATTTCCCTTTCTGCAGCGTTGAACGGCGGCCTGGCTGCGTCGTCTTCTGGCGCGCGTGCGGCTGGCAACCCCGAAGCACGCGAATGCGAGCGGGTGCGGACCGCGATCGCCAACGCCATCGCGGAAGACATGCACAGCATCGCCAGGGACAACACGACCGACTTCGCGGCCTATCGCCGGCGCTACCACGCCAGGCAGCAGGCCATGCAGACGAGCATCGGCCCCTTGCGCGGCCGCCTGCGTTCGACGCTGGCGACGCGCTCGCCCGACATGGCGCGATTGGCGGCGGTGGATGTGGTGATGGAGCAGGTGTTGAGCGCGCAGGAGCATCGGCTGCTGGGGAGCATCCCGGCGATGCTCGAGAAGCATTTCAAGCGCCTCGGCCAAGCCGATGCCAACCTCGCCGACAGCGACGCCGAGCCCGGCGCATGGCTGCCCGTGTTCCGCAAGGACATGCACGACGTGCTGCTTGCCGAGATGGAAATCCGATTTCAACCCGTCGAAGGGCTGCTCGAAGCCGTTCGCGCGAGCTAA
- a CDS encoding NmrA family NAD(P)-binding protein gives MYAITGITGNVGGAVARTLLAEGHSVRAVVRDAAKGQVWSDLGCEVAIAEMEDAAALARAFTGARGVFVLPPPNFDPTPGFPEAKAVIDAVSRALVAARPARVVCLSTVGAQATQSNLLSQRTLMEEALSALPLPIAFLRPAWFLDNLAWDIAGAREQGVFASFLQPLDRPIPMVAAADVGRVAAELLMQESPVERIVELEGPERVSPNAIAAALSTVLGRPVQAEAVPRETWGSLFLSQGMKDPMPRIQMLDGFNEGWITFEGGDATVRKSKVGLIEVIRSLAN, from the coding sequence ATGTACGCAATCACCGGTATCACAGGCAATGTCGGCGGCGCCGTCGCGCGCACCTTGCTGGCCGAGGGCCATTCCGTTCGCGCGGTGGTGCGCGATGCAGCCAAGGGCCAGGTCTGGTCCGACCTGGGCTGCGAAGTCGCCATCGCCGAGATGGAAGATGCGGCGGCGTTGGCGCGCGCCTTCACGGGCGCCCGGGGTGTCTTCGTCCTGCCGCCACCGAACTTCGATCCCACGCCCGGGTTCCCGGAAGCGAAGGCCGTCATCGATGCGGTGAGCCGCGCGCTTGTCGCAGCGCGGCCGGCCCGCGTGGTCTGCCTCTCGACCGTTGGCGCACAGGCCACGCAATCGAACCTGCTGAGCCAGCGCACCCTGATGGAAGAGGCGCTGTCGGCGCTGCCGTTGCCCATCGCGTTCCTGCGGCCCGCATGGTTCCTCGACAACCTCGCCTGGGACATTGCAGGGGCGCGCGAGCAGGGCGTTTTCGCGAGCTTCCTGCAGCCGCTCGACAGGCCGATCCCGATGGTCGCCGCAGCCGACGTCGGGCGCGTCGCGGCCGAATTGCTGATGCAGGAGAGCCCAGTCGAACGCATCGTCGAACTCGAAGGTCCGGAGCGGGTGAGCCCGAACGCGATCGCCGCGGCGCTCTCGACGGTGCTGGGTCGCCCGGTTCAGGCCGAGGCGGTGCCGCGCGAGACCTGGGGTTCGCTGTTTCTCTCGCAGGGAATGAAGGACCCGATGCCGCGGATCCAGATGCTCGACGGTTTCAACGAGGGGTGGATCACCTTCGAGGGCGGCGATGCGACAGTGCGCAAGAGCAAGGTCGGTCTCATCGAGGTCATCCGCTCATTAGCGAACTGA
- a CDS encoding MFS transporter → MNPVEQRTISKISWRLLPLLMISYFIAYLDRVNLGFAGSAMSKDLGFTAAVFGSAAGIFFLAYFLFEVPSNMALERFGARRWIARIMFSWGILSAAQAWVGGSTSFNVVRFLLGIAEAGFFPGVIFYITLWFPAAYRARIVGWFMFAIPISTVIGSPISGYILNMDGIGGMHGWQWLFILEAIPSLILTFFILFYLPDGPKDAKWLSNEERDWLQHTLDGERRNREALHTISWKQALLNPRVIGLGFVYMGITVPLYGLSFFLPQIIKGFGGLGNVEIGFINAFPYLIGAIAMVFWTRASDAKKERKWFLLIPLACIFVGLVAAAETSAPIPKMAAVTLAAFGIFSALPMFWTLPTAILSGTAAAAGIAWINSIGNLGGYIGPTIFGALKDRMGNDFYAVLFLALLAALGFVLVLVIGHDARAEQAASGQA, encoded by the coding sequence GTGAACCCCGTCGAACAGAGAACCATCTCGAAGATCAGCTGGCGGCTCTTGCCGCTTCTGATGATCAGCTACTTCATCGCCTACCTCGATCGCGTGAACCTCGGCTTTGCCGGGTCCGCGATGTCGAAAGACCTGGGCTTCACCGCCGCCGTTTTCGGCAGCGCGGCCGGCATCTTCTTCCTCGCGTATTTCCTGTTCGAGGTGCCGAGCAACATGGCGCTGGAGCGCTTCGGCGCGCGCCGCTGGATCGCCCGCATCATGTTCAGCTGGGGCATTCTTTCCGCGGCGCAGGCCTGGGTGGGCGGCTCGACCAGCTTCAACGTCGTGCGCTTCTTGCTCGGCATTGCCGAGGCCGGTTTCTTTCCGGGCGTCATCTTCTACATCACGCTCTGGTTTCCGGCGGCGTACCGCGCGCGCATCGTGGGCTGGTTCATGTTCGCGATTCCGATCTCCACGGTGATCGGCTCGCCCATCTCGGGCTACATCCTCAACATGGACGGCATCGGGGGCATGCACGGCTGGCAGTGGCTCTTCATCCTGGAGGCGATTCCCTCGCTGATCCTGACCTTCTTCATCCTGTTCTACCTGCCCGATGGGCCGAAGGATGCGAAGTGGCTCTCGAATGAAGAGCGCGACTGGCTGCAGCACACGCTCGACGGCGAGCGCCGCAACCGCGAAGCGCTGCACACCATTTCATGGAAGCAGGCGCTGCTGAATCCGCGCGTGATCGGCCTGGGTTTCGTCTACATGGGCATCACCGTGCCGCTATATGGCTTGAGCTTTTTCCTGCCGCAGATCATCAAGGGCTTCGGCGGGCTGGGCAACGTGGAGATTGGTTTCATCAACGCCTTCCCTTACCTGATCGGCGCCATCGCCATGGTGTTCTGGACCCGTGCGTCCGATGCGAAGAAGGAGCGCAAGTGGTTCCTGTTGATCCCGCTGGCCTGCATCTTCGTCGGCCTCGTCGCGGCCGCGGAAACCAGCGCGCCCATCCCCAAGATGGCGGCCGTGACGCTCGCCGCCTTCGGCATCTTCAGCGCGCTGCCGATGTTCTGGACGCTGCCCACCGCCATCCTGAGCGGCACCGCGGCCGCGGCCGGCATCGCGTGGATCAACTCCATCGGCAACCTCGGCGGCTACATCGGCCCGACGATCTTCGGCGCGCTGAAGGACCGCATGGGGAACGATTTCTACGCCGTGCTTTTCCTGGCGCTGCTCGCGGCGCTGGGGTTCGTGCTGGTGCTGGTCATCGGGCACGACGCGCGGGCGGAGCAGGCGGCGTCTGGGCAGGCCTGA
- a CDS encoding pyridoxamine 5'-phosphate oxidase family protein — translation MTRSHAIETVEQLEALFGQPGEASLKKEVPYLHPSYQALIAASPFAVLATIGPGGLDASPRGDPPGFVVVQDEKTLLLPERRGNNRIDSLRNIVADPRVALLFLIPGVGETLRVNGRARITVAPDVLARFEMEGKLPQCVIEVLVETVYFQCARAIQRSKLWAPVAEDAMREVPTAGAILSALTNAAFDGAAYDRELPARQQATLY, via the coding sequence ATGACCAGGTCCCACGCCATCGAAACCGTCGAGCAGCTCGAAGCGCTGTTCGGCCAGCCCGGCGAGGCCTCGCTGAAGAAGGAAGTGCCATACCTGCACCCGAGCTACCAGGCGCTGATCGCCGCATCGCCCTTCGCGGTGCTCGCCACCATCGGCCCCGGTGGCCTGGACGCATCGCCCCGCGGCGACCCGCCGGGCTTCGTGGTGGTGCAGGACGAGAAGACGCTGCTCTTGCCCGAGCGCCGCGGCAACAACCGCATCGACAGCCTGCGCAACATCGTGGCCGATCCGCGCGTGGCCTTGCTCTTCCTGATTCCCGGTGTCGGCGAGACGCTGCGGGTGAACGGACGCGCGCGCATCACCGTCGCACCCGACGTCCTGGCACGCTTCGAGATGGAAGGCAAGCTGCCGCAGTGCGTGATCGAGGTGCTGGTGGAGACGGTGTATTTCCAGTGCGCCCGCGCGATCCAGCGCTCGAAGCTCTGGGCACCGGTGGCGGAGGATGCGATGCGCGAAGTGCCGACGGCCGGAGCCATCCTCTCGGCGCTGACGAATGCCGCGTTCGATGGGGCGGCCTACGACCGGGAGTTGCCTGCACGGCAGCAGGCCACGTTGTACTGA
- a CDS encoding DUF2894 domain-containing protein, with translation MSSSDEAGGIDATLDAWREHGAHRLDPVRFHFIETLARRAAEYSGEARRILDVRVSTLLAAYGEDLEKASGAEIAAAARQASRGPLAELTDHLAQHGSSERMDPATNELKVLPFFRSTWSKLSAERRLTQSLAKLPQNAGPLNSHNLVHQSLTLMRELSPEYLNKFVSYVDALLWVDQANAPASNDAAPRAEGGKKTARSKSA, from the coding sequence GTGAGTAGCAGCGACGAAGCCGGCGGAATCGACGCAACGCTCGACGCATGGCGCGAGCACGGGGCGCATCGCCTCGACCCGGTCCGTTTTCATTTCATCGAGACGCTGGCCAGGCGGGCCGCTGAATACAGCGGCGAAGCCCGGCGCATCCTGGACGTAAGGGTGTCCACGCTGCTTGCGGCCTATGGCGAAGATCTCGAGAAAGCTTCGGGCGCCGAAATTGCCGCAGCTGCAAGACAAGCTTCACGCGGCCCGCTCGCGGAACTGACGGACCACCTCGCGCAACACGGATCGTCCGAGCGGATGGACCCGGCAACCAACGAACTGAAGGTCCTCCCGTTCTTCCGGAGCACCTGGTCGAAGCTCAGCGCCGAACGGCGGCTGACGCAGTCGCTGGCGAAGCTGCCGCAGAACGCCGGCCCGCTGAATTCGCACAACCTCGTGCACCAATCGCTCACGCTGATGCGCGAGTTGTCGCCCGAGTACCTCAACAAGTTCGTGTCGTATGTCGATGCGTTGCTGTGGGTCGATCAGGCGAATGCGCCGGCGAGCAACGATGCTGCGCCGCGCGCCGAGGGCGGCAAGAAGACGGCGCGCAGCAAGTCCGCCTGA
- a CDS encoding DUF802 domain-containing protein — MTQLLHRIVFVVGLAAVCWVGIGYIGSNPLALAITVLIGAFYVVGALELHRFGQATTTLTTAVADMTGPPAGLGEWLDKLHPSLRNAVRLRIEGERVGLPGPSLTPYLAGLLVLLGMLGTFLGMVVTLNGTGTALENASDLQAMRASLAAPVKGLGVAFGTSLAGVATSATLGLLSALSRRDRMQAGQLLDTRIATTLRVFSQAHQREESFKLLQRQGEAMPVLVDRLQSMMATMERQSQALNERLISSQDSFHGKAEAVYAGLASSVGQSLKEGLADSARIAGATIQPVVEATMAGIARETAALHATVEQGVQRQLDGLSTRFEANTTTVADIWKTALAGQQRASEAQAKDLRATLDQFTQTFEQRSASLVDGVSARLETTVERVSDNWRSALTQHERASETLSGDTQRALAAAAATFEQHSASLLNTVGQAHTDLQAEMASRDQQRLASWTQALEAMAVSLQQEWQQAGARSETQQQEICKTLAQTASDISAQSEAHAKSTIAEIGQLMQAASEAPRAAAEVIAELRQKLSDSMARDNAMLDERSRILGTLETLLDAVNHASTEQRSAIDALVATSADLLDRVGTRFTDKVDTETGKMADVAAQITGSAVEVASLGEAFGFAVKLFTESNDKMSAHLQRIEGALGKSIARSDEQLAYYVAQAREVIDLSISSQKQIVEDLQQLAAKRDHRAVAGSEA, encoded by the coding sequence ATGACCCAACTTCTTCATCGCATCGTCTTCGTCGTCGGCTTGGCCGCGGTCTGCTGGGTCGGCATCGGCTACATCGGCTCGAACCCGCTGGCGCTGGCGATCACCGTGCTCATCGGTGCGTTCTATGTGGTCGGCGCGCTGGAGCTGCACCGCTTCGGGCAGGCGACCACAACGTTGACCACCGCCGTTGCAGACATGACCGGCCCGCCGGCCGGCCTGGGCGAATGGCTCGACAAGCTGCATCCGTCGCTGCGCAACGCGGTGCGCCTGCGCATCGAGGGCGAGCGCGTCGGCTTGCCCGGCCCGAGTCTCACGCCGTATCTCGCGGGCTTGCTCGTTCTGCTGGGCATGCTCGGCACCTTCCTCGGCATGGTGGTCACGCTGAACGGCACGGGCACGGCGCTGGAGAACGCATCGGACCTGCAGGCCATGCGCGCCTCGCTGGCCGCGCCGGTCAAAGGGTTGGGCGTGGCCTTCGGCACCTCGCTCGCGGGCGTGGCCACATCGGCGACGCTGGGCCTTCTGTCGGCCCTGAGCCGGCGCGACAGGATGCAGGCCGGGCAACTGCTCGACACGCGGATCGCCACCACCTTGCGCGTCTTCTCGCAGGCGCATCAGCGCGAGGAGTCCTTCAAGCTTCTGCAGCGGCAGGGCGAGGCGATGCCTGTACTGGTCGACCGCCTGCAATCGATGATGGCGACGATGGAGCGCCAGAGCCAGGCATTGAACGAGCGCCTGATCTCCAGCCAGGACAGCTTCCATGGCAAGGCCGAGGCCGTGTACGCGGGGCTGGCTTCTTCCGTCGGCCAGTCGCTGAAAGAAGGCCTGGCCGACAGCGCCCGCATCGCCGGCGCGACGATCCAGCCGGTCGTCGAAGCCACCATGGCCGGCATCGCACGCGAAACGGCCGCGCTGCACGCCACGGTCGAGCAGGGCGTGCAGCGGCAACTGGACGGCCTCTCCACCCGTTTCGAGGCCAATACGACCACCGTGGCGGACATCTGGAAGACCGCGCTCGCCGGTCAGCAACGCGCGAGCGAGGCGCAAGCCAAGGACCTGCGCGCCACGCTCGACCAGTTCACGCAGACCTTCGAGCAACGCTCGGCTTCGCTGGTGGACGGCGTTTCCGCCCGCCTCGAAACCACGGTCGAGCGCGTGTCCGACAACTGGCGCAGCGCACTCACGCAGCACGAGCGCGCGAGCGAAACCCTCTCGGGCGACACGCAACGCGCATTGGCCGCCGCCGCCGCCACTTTCGAACAGCACTCGGCTTCGTTGCTGAACACGGTGGGCCAGGCGCACACCGACCTGCAGGCCGAGATGGCATCGCGCGACCAGCAGCGGCTGGCATCCTGGACCCAGGCGCTCGAAGCGATGGCCGTGTCGCTCCAGCAGGAATGGCAGCAAGCCGGCGCGCGCAGCGAGACCCAGCAGCAGGAAATCTGCAAGACGCTGGCACAGACCGCCAGCGACATCTCCGCCCAGAGCGAAGCGCATGCGAAGAGCACCATCGCCGAAATCGGCCAGCTCATGCAGGCCGCCTCCGAGGCGCCACGGGCTGCTGCCGAAGTGATCGCAGAACTGCGCCAGAAGCTCTCCGACAGCATGGCGCGCGACAACGCGATGCTCGACGAGCGCAGCCGCATCCTCGGCACGCTGGAAACGCTGCTCGATGCGGTGAACCACGCCTCCACCGAACAGCGCAGCGCCATCGACGCGCTCGTGGCCACATCGGCTGACCTGCTCGACCGCGTCGGCACGCGCTTCACCGACAAGGTCGACACCGAAACCGGGAAGATGGCCGACGTGGCCGCGCAGATCACCGGCAGCGCCGTCGAAGTCGCGAGCCTGGGCGAGGCCTTCGGCTTCGCGGTGAAGCTTTTCACCGAATCGAACGACAAGATGAGCGCGCACCTGCAGCGTATCGAAGGTGCCCTGGGCAAATCGATCGCGCGCAGTGACGAGCAACTGGCGTACTACGTGGCGCAAGCTCGCGAGGTCATCGATCTCAGCATCTCGTCGCAGAAGCAGATCGTCGAAGACCTGCAGCAGCTCGCTGCGAAACGCGATCACCGCGCAGTAGCCGGCAGCGAAGCGTGA